From Caldilineales bacterium:
ACAGACGTCTGGGTGGCCCAGCAACTCCGGGAGGCCACGCCTTGGGGTGAGCATCCTCGCTTCCTGATCCGCGACAACGACAGCAAGTTCGGCCCTCACTTCGAAGCCGTCGCTGGCTCAGGTATAGAAGTCATCCGCACCCCCTTCCAGACGCCCGATGCGAATTCCCACGTGGAAAGGTGCCTTGAATCTCTACGGCGAGAGTGTCTCGACCACATGCTCATCCTCAACGAGCGCCATCTGTCCAAAGTGGTCAGAGAGTACGCCAATTACTTCAACCACGCCCGTCCCCACCAGGGGATCGGCCAGTGTATTCCTGCGCCGCCAAAGGTCGAGCCGCCGACGACGGGCAAGGTCTTCGCCTTCCCCGTGCTCGGCGGTCTTCATCACGACTATCGCCGCGCCGCCTGAGCGCTAAACTCATAGACTGACGAGCTACATCCACACCAGGGCATGGTGCCGGGTGGCGTCAGCGCGCCCAATTGACGCTTCTGTGCTCCAATTACCTGCTTGATCGATGCTCTTCCGTGTCCTCGTTTCATCGCAAGCCGTTGTTTTCGACCATGGTCGCGCCTTCTGGGTCGTTCAAATCAGAGGTTGAGGGCCCAGTCCGAACATCTCCAC
This genomic window contains:
- a CDS encoding transposase, yielding TDVWVAQQLREATPWGEHPRFLIRDNDSKFGPHFEAVAGSGIEVIRTPFQTPDANSHVERCLESLRRECLDHMLILNERHLSKVVREYANYFNHARPHQGIGQCIPAPPKVEPPTTGKVFAFPVLGGLHHDYRRAA